In Sphingobacterium sp. lm-10, one DNA window encodes the following:
- a CDS encoding chemotaxis protein CheB, with the protein MEDKNDIGNTGILLIGGSAGSLKVLFELLPKLEVNLGFPIIVVVHRKAAPDSHLESVFKKHTQLKTFEIEDKMSLEANTIYLAPADYHVLVETPTELALDYSEKLHYSRPSIDVTFQSAVEIFGKKTVALLLSGANHDGVQGLKHVKAAGGMVLIQDPDTAEVDLMPREATVQVEADHIVKPEEMGNFINALANKTKNY; encoded by the coding sequence ATGGAAGATAAAAACGATATAGGGAATACAGGTATTTTACTTATTGGCGGTTCAGCGGGGAGTTTGAAGGTGCTTTTCGAATTGCTTCCTAAGTTAGAAGTAAATCTTGGTTTTCCGATCATCGTGGTTGTACACCGCAAAGCAGCTCCGGATTCCCATTTGGAGTCCGTTTTCAAAAAGCATACCCAATTAAAGACCTTTGAAATAGAGGATAAGATGTCTTTGGAAGCTAATACGATATACTTGGCACCAGCAGATTATCATGTACTGGTGGAGACACCGACAGAACTGGCACTGGATTACTCCGAGAAATTGCATTATTCACGTCCTTCCATTGACGTAACCTTTCAATCAGCAGTGGAAATATTCGGCAAAAAGACCGTTGCACTGCTACTTTCAGGAGCGAACCATGATGGTGTACAAGGACTTAAACACGTGAAAGCCGCTGGCGGCATGGTGCTTATTCAAGATCCAGATACAGCAGAAGTAGATTTGATGCCTCGCGAAGCCACTGTACAAGTTGAAGCGGACCATATTGTAAAGCCAGAGGAAATGGGAAATTTTATCAATGCTCTTGCAAATAAGACAAAGAATTATTAA
- a CDS encoding protein-glutamate O-methyltransferase CheR, producing MEPTILREQEFDLLFEEIAEKYGYDFTLYSKASLKRRVSRICMMDKLYSFAELRYQLMSNPEYLQRFVEEITVNVTEMYRDPQFYKTLRDQVLPQLATYPFIRIWVAGCATGEEVYSVAIMLQEANLYDRSLIYATDLNPTVLEKARNGVFSIRHMKQYSENYIISGGKKELSSYYMANYDVAKFHDKLKERVVFSTHNLVSDSSFNEFQLIMCRNVLIYFEKELQHKVFNLFDNSLEKLGYLALGSKESIRFSNLESTYKRVGSDKIWRKMN from the coding sequence ATGGAACCGACGATACTGAGGGAGCAAGAATTTGATTTACTGTTTGAGGAGATAGCCGAAAAGTACGGCTATGATTTCACGCTATATAGCAAAGCTTCTTTGAAAAGACGGGTAAGCCGTATCTGTATGATGGATAAGCTCTACAGTTTTGCTGAATTACGCTATCAATTAATGAGTAATCCGGAATATCTGCAACGATTTGTCGAAGAAATTACGGTCAATGTAACCGAGATGTATCGGGATCCTCAGTTTTATAAGACATTGCGAGATCAGGTATTACCGCAATTAGCTACCTATCCGTTTATTCGGATCTGGGTAGCTGGGTGTGCCACCGGCGAGGAAGTGTATTCTGTTGCCATTATGCTGCAAGAAGCCAACTTGTACGATCGGTCACTTATATATGCTACGGACCTCAATCCGACAGTACTCGAGAAAGCTAGAAATGGGGTTTTTTCCATCCGCCACATGAAACAATATTCTGAAAATTATATTATATCAGGAGGTAAGAAAGAACTCTCATCCTATTACATGGCAAATTATGATGTCGCAAAATTTCATGATAAACTAAAAGAAAGAGTGGTATTTTCTACACATAACCTAGTATCTGATTCATCTTTTAATGAATTTCAGCTTATTATGTGTAGAAATGTTTTAATCTATTTCGAAAAAGAGTTGCAACACAAAGTATTTAACTTGTTTGACAATAGCTTGGAAAAACTCGGTTATCTCGCTTTGGGATCTAAAGAAAGTATCCGCTTTTCGAACTTAGAAAGTACTTATAAACGGGTGGGAAGCGACAAGATTTGGCGTAAGATGAATTAA
- a CDS encoding response regulator, which yields MKSKQKILIIDDDPRNIYALELSLRVKGYTSVSSTSAVEGVAMLQRDAEIGVVLMDMMMPEMDGYQAIQMIRNIPEFELLPIVAVTAQAMTGDREKCLAAGANDYISKPVDLDKLLHVLKNII from the coding sequence ATGAAGAGTAAGCAAAAAATTTTGATCATTGATGATGATCCACGTAATATCTATGCCCTAGAGCTATCGTTGCGTGTAAAAGGGTATACCTCCGTGTCTAGCACAAGTGCTGTTGAAGGGGTCGCTATGCTACAACGTGATGCTGAAATAGGCGTCGTACTCATGGATATGATGATGCCAGAAATGGATGGATATCAAGCTATTCAAATGATCAGAAATATACCAGAGTTCGAGTTGCTACCGATAGTAGCGGTTACAGCGCAAGCCATGACAGGTGATCGAGAGAAATGCCTAGCTGCTGGTGCGAACGATTATATCTCTAAGCCGGTAGATTTGGATAAGTTATTGCATGTTCTTAAGAACATCATATAA
- a CDS encoding response regulator, whose translation MPKKIIRNLQIGFGVSFIILVTSSIASYISISNLIDNKASVEHTYQVINASNKVWTDLQDAETGQRGYILTNDERFLEPYNQSMASLPFSIKTLQDLIADNDSQVQRSDTLHRLIDTRLSILKRLVRTKRDNETITIEQLDEGRRFMNSCRAVIDRILAAENDLLEVRTASVYAASDNTTFLIIAAGLISLLITYYFYTRIQKELKAREQLQHELAEVDRELQSRLASVQQMADQIAHGNYSVKIDEQRDDLLGSLSKSLNEMSAALRTSFEALNNNEWEQKGMTQFHEVLSGNKEDVELAVDALKYLISYSGLVNGACYLFEDGDLVLRSTYGLENGVPKKLKSGEGMVGQVFADRQPKLVEDIDQQEYMVSFAHGKIKLHAVLWMPIMSDSKCLGVIEFGALSSFEKVKLDFFAEACFTLANALLAAKSRKQVQTLLEESQAQAEELQVQHNEMQNLNVELEAQTQKLQASEEELRVQQEELLQSNQEMEERSKLLEEKNLLIAERNVEIQQKAEELTLSTKYKTEFLANMSHELRTPLNSILLLSRMLGENVDGKMDDDHAESARVIHSSGTSLLTLIDEILDLSKIEAGKMELEYEDVRIADVVDDLRSMFSPIVAEKTLQFDINVASDLPVSIEIDRQRLDQVLRNLLSNAIKFTAQGSITLTIKRDPNVYHHILFSIKDTGIGIAADKQHLIFEAFQQADGSTQRKFGGTGLGLSISREIARLLGGEIQLESKEHSGSTFTLIVPIDRKVEEVKPATEDLLSSISQDVKEIESLVSDSSNAFALPDVPAEVEDDRDNILADDKVILIVEDDIHFAKALLKYTHQENYKGVVAVRGDVALDYAKTYQPKAILLDIQLPIKDGWQVMSELKGHAATKHIPVHIMSSLEVKKESLLKGAIDFIRKPLLSEQIGGMFKKIEEALERYPKKVLIVEENPKHAQALAYYLSNFDIVSEIKNSVEESVDALASSDVNCVILDMGVPDRSGYETLEAIKTRKGLENLPIIIFTGKNLSHAEEAKIKQYADSIVLKTAHSYQRILDEVGLFLHLVSGHDTPDQATRRLGLGALNEVLRDKKVLIADDDVRNIFSLTKSLEQYQMKVFSAMNGKEALMQMEENPDISVILMDMMMPEMDGYESIRRVRENPKFSRLPIIAVTAKAMTGDREKCIQAGASDYISKPVDADQLLSLLRVWLYEG comes from the coding sequence ATGCCTAAAAAGATTATCCGAAATTTACAGATAGGTTTTGGAGTCTCATTTATCATTCTGGTTACCAGTTCCATTGCTTCATACATTAGCATATCAAATCTTATTGATAATAAAGCAAGCGTGGAGCACACATACCAAGTAATTAACGCTTCCAATAAGGTATGGACAGATTTACAAGATGCCGAAACCGGGCAACGAGGATATATTCTTACCAATGATGAGCGTTTTCTGGAACCATACAATCAAAGTATGGCTAGCCTACCATTTTCGATTAAAACATTACAAGACTTAATCGCGGACAATGATTCGCAAGTACAGAGGTCAGACACGTTACATAGACTGATCGATACGAGGCTGAGTATTTTAAAACGCTTAGTACGCACCAAACGGGATAATGAGACCATTACCATAGAGCAGTTGGACGAGGGGCGTCGCTTTATGAATAGTTGTCGAGCAGTAATAGACCGAATATTGGCAGCAGAAAACGACTTATTAGAGGTGCGTACGGCGAGTGTATATGCTGCTTCTGATAATACCACCTTCCTGATTATAGCGGCAGGATTAATCTCTCTTCTAATTACGTACTATTTTTATACACGTATCCAAAAAGAGTTAAAAGCGCGGGAACAGCTACAGCATGAGTTGGCTGAAGTTGACCGGGAGTTGCAAAGCAGATTGGCCAGTGTACAACAAATGGCCGATCAGATCGCACATGGTAATTATAGCGTAAAAATTGACGAGCAAAGGGATGATCTGCTAGGCAGTCTTTCGAAATCGTTAAATGAAATGAGTGCGGCGCTGCGTACATCGTTCGAGGCATTGAATAACAATGAATGGGAACAAAAAGGGATGACCCAGTTTCACGAAGTGCTAAGCGGCAATAAAGAAGATGTCGAGCTGGCGGTAGATGCATTGAAATATTTAATATCGTACAGCGGGCTGGTCAATGGAGCTTGTTATCTCTTTGAAGATGGTGATTTGGTTTTGAGAAGTACATATGGGCTAGAAAATGGTGTACCGAAAAAACTCAAATCAGGTGAAGGTATGGTCGGGCAGGTATTTGCAGACCGCCAGCCAAAGTTGGTAGAGGATATTGATCAGCAAGAGTATATGGTAAGCTTTGCGCATGGTAAGATAAAGTTACATGCTGTATTGTGGATGCCTATTATGTCGGATTCCAAGTGCCTGGGTGTAATCGAGTTCGGTGCTTTAAGTAGCTTTGAAAAAGTAAAATTGGATTTTTTTGCAGAGGCATGTTTTACGTTGGCCAATGCCTTACTGGCTGCAAAAAGTCGGAAACAGGTGCAAACCCTTTTGGAAGAAAGTCAGGCGCAAGCCGAAGAATTGCAAGTACAGCACAACGAGATGCAAAATCTCAACGTAGAGCTGGAGGCACAGACGCAAAAGCTACAAGCTTCGGAAGAAGAGTTAAGAGTGCAGCAAGAAGAGCTCCTGCAATCTAACCAGGAAATGGAGGAAAGATCCAAGTTACTGGAAGAGAAGAATCTATTGATCGCGGAGCGAAATGTAGAAATTCAACAAAAAGCGGAAGAGCTAACACTCAGCACCAAATACAAAACAGAGTTCTTAGCGAATATGTCGCACGAGCTGCGTACTCCGTTGAACTCCATTCTACTGCTTTCAAGAATGTTAGGTGAAAATGTAGATGGAAAAATGGATGATGATCACGCGGAATCAGCACGCGTTATTCACAGCTCAGGAACAAGTTTGCTAACGCTTATCGATGAGATCCTCGATCTTTCTAAAATCGAAGCCGGCAAGATGGAGTTAGAATATGAGGATGTTCGTATTGCCGATGTGGTGGATGATCTGCGAAGCATGTTCTCTCCAATTGTGGCAGAAAAAACACTGCAATTTGACATCAATGTAGCTTCCGATTTACCTGTTAGCATTGAAATAGATCGTCAGCGATTGGATCAGGTACTTCGTAACCTACTATCTAACGCGATTAAATTTACGGCTCAGGGAAGTATTACATTGACGATCAAGAGAGATCCGAATGTCTACCACCACATACTGTTCTCGATAAAAGATACCGGGATTGGAATTGCAGCCGATAAACAACACCTTATTTTTGAAGCCTTTCAGCAGGCGGATGGTTCCACCCAACGCAAATTTGGCGGAACTGGACTAGGCCTATCTATCAGTCGCGAGATAGCGCGGCTATTGGGTGGAGAGATCCAGTTGGAGAGCAAAGAACACAGCGGAAGTACTTTTACCTTGATCGTGCCGATAGATAGAAAAGTAGAAGAGGTAAAACCTGCAACAGAAGATTTGTTGAGCAGCATTTCTCAGGATGTAAAAGAGATTGAATCTCTAGTAAGTGATTCTTCCAATGCCTTTGCACTGCCCGATGTCCCTGCTGAAGTCGAAGATGATCGCGACAATATCCTAGCGGATGATAAAGTCATTTTGATTGTAGAGGATGATATACATTTTGCCAAAGCACTATTAAAATACACACACCAGGAAAACTACAAGGGAGTTGTTGCAGTTAGAGGCGATGTTGCTCTGGATTATGCCAAAACATATCAACCAAAAGCGATACTGCTAGACATACAGCTACCGATAAAAGATGGCTGGCAGGTGATGAGCGAGCTGAAAGGCCACGCAGCAACTAAACACATTCCGGTACATATCATGTCTTCACTGGAAGTGAAAAAGGAAAGTTTATTAAAAGGCGCGATTGACTTTATTCGTAAACCCCTATTGTCAGAACAAATCGGCGGTATGTTTAAGAAGATAGAGGAAGCATTAGAGCGCTATCCAAAGAAGGTACTCATTGTCGAAGAAAATCCAAAGCATGCGCAAGCATTGGCCTATTACCTGAGTAACTTCGACATTGTTTCAGAAATCAAGAACTCTGTAGAAGAAAGTGTCGACGCCTTAGCTTCCTCGGATGTTAATTGTGTGATATTGGATATGGGGGTGCCAGATCGTTCGGGTTATGAAACGCTCGAAGCGATCAAAACGAGAAAAGGTTTGGAAAACCTACCGATAATTATATTCACCGGCAAGAATCTGTCCCACGCTGAGGAGGCAAAGATTAAGCAATATGCCGATTCGATCGTATTGAAGACAGCCCATTCTTACCAACGTATATTGGACGAGGTAGGCCTGTTTCTACATTTGGTATCTGGGCACGATACACCAGATCAGGCCACTAGAAGACTTGGCTTAGGGGCATTAAATGAGGTGCTAAGAGACAAAAAGGTGTTAATTGCTGATGATGATGTGCGTAATATTTTCTCTTTAACCAAATCGCTCGAGCAATACCAAATGAAAGTATTTTCTGCCATGAATGGCAAGGAAGCCTTAATGCAGATGGAGGAAAATCCAGATATTTCCGTGATACTCATGGATATGATGATGCCAGAAATGGATGGTTATGAGAGTATTCGAAGGGTTCGAGAAAATCCAAAATTTTCGCGACTACCTATTATTGCAGTGACAGCAAAAGCCATGACAGGTGATCGAGAGAAATGCATACAAGCGGGGGCATCGGATTATATATCCAAGCCGGTAGATGCCGATCAGCTATTGTCACTGCTCCGTGTATGGTTGTATGAAGGATAA
- a CDS encoding ATP-binding protein, translated as MILIVDDTIENIYSLERLLTSKGFDVDSASSGEEALKKVLKMDYALIILDVQMPGMDGFEVAQSLAGFNKTKEIPIIFLSAVNTDKKFIAQGYASGGIDYVTKPVDPDILILKVKTFHRLYEQTLALNRTEKALRLEIEERKRTQYMLKERVDHLRSILESLPQIAFMADASGEIEFVNNKWFNYSVTSKLFPETHPEDPYLMDAWQPHLLTATPFECETRIRELGSNTHRFHLLRIIPIQENESVVKWVGTFTDIDDRKHIEKKKDEFLSIASHELKTPLTSIKAYVQLLERILEPQDQHSAHNYIQRVHTQLNKLNGLIVDLLDISKMENGRLKINKIPFLLEPMISNVVDTIYQTLAPGEFLVERIGDPIDHELIGDEIRVEQVLTNYLTNAIKYSPNSGRVVIKTEKTADHIKVSVTDFGIGIPKHKHKNIFDKFYRVEESSERFQGLGIGLYICAEIINQHQGTYGLHSAVGEGSTFYFTLPSN; from the coding sequence ATGATTCTGATTGTTGACGATACCATTGAGAATATTTATTCGCTGGAGCGATTGCTTACAAGCAAAGGCTTTGATGTAGATTCTGCCAGTTCGGGTGAAGAAGCCTTGAAGAAGGTTTTGAAAATGGATTATGCCCTAATTATTTTGGATGTGCAGATGCCTGGAATGGATGGGTTCGAAGTAGCTCAATCATTAGCAGGCTTCAATAAAACTAAAGAAATCCCCATTATTTTTCTGTCTGCAGTAAATACTGATAAGAAGTTTATCGCACAAGGGTATGCTTCGGGCGGTATTGATTACGTCACAAAGCCCGTTGATCCTGATATTTTAATCCTAAAAGTAAAGACTTTTCATCGTTTGTATGAACAAACGCTTGCATTGAACCGTACAGAGAAAGCGCTCCGCCTGGAGATCGAGGAGCGCAAACGTACACAGTACATGTTAAAGGAGCGTGTGGATCATTTGCGTTCGATTCTTGAGTCCTTGCCACAGATCGCCTTTATGGCAGATGCTTCCGGAGAAATAGAATTCGTGAACAACAAGTGGTTCAACTATTCTGTCACCTCCAAATTATTTCCGGAAACACATCCTGAAGATCCCTATCTGATGGATGCCTGGCAGCCCCATTTACTTACAGCGACCCCATTCGAGTGCGAAACACGCATTCGGGAGTTAGGCTCCAACACTCATCGCTTTCACTTATTACGCATCATTCCAATCCAGGAAAATGAATCCGTAGTGAAGTGGGTCGGTACTTTTACAGACATCGATGATCGAAAACATATTGAAAAAAAGAAAGACGAATTTTTAAGTATTGCCAGTCATGAGCTGAAAACACCTCTGACGAGCATTAAGGCTTACGTTCAGCTTCTGGAGCGTATCCTGGAGCCACAGGATCAGCATAGTGCACACAACTACATACAGCGGGTACACACACAGCTCAACAAGCTGAATGGTCTTATTGTAGATTTATTAGACATCTCCAAAATGGAAAATGGTCGTTTAAAAATAAATAAAATACCGTTTCTGTTAGAGCCCATGATCAGCAATGTGGTCGACACGATCTACCAAACCTTAGCACCGGGAGAATTTTTAGTAGAACGTATTGGTGATCCTATTGATCACGAGCTAATTGGTGATGAAATTCGAGTCGAACAAGTATTGACAAATTATCTTACCAACGCCATCAAATATTCTCCAAACTCCGGACGGGTGGTGATCAAAACCGAAAAAACTGCTGATCATATAAAGGTCAGTGTGACAGATTTTGGCATTGGTATTCCTAAGCATAAGCACAAAAATATCTTCGATAAGTTTTACAGAGTTGAAGAATCTTCGGAACGCTTCCAAGGATTAGGAATCGGACTGTACATCTGCGCGGAAATTATTAACCAACACCAGGGAACTTACGGACTACATAGTGCTGTAGGAGAGGGTTCTACATTTTATTTTACCTTACCATCAAATTAA
- a CDS encoding porin, with protein MAQEKSSITTQEKPWYQAINMRGYVQARYNRLLETNPNLGCEQCDASWGEGGGFFLRRVRLIFSGQLNDRIYFYIQPDFASSAQGGLNYGQLRDAYFDLGLDAKNEFRLRIGQSKVPYGFENMQSSQNRLPLDRADGTNSALRNERDLGVFFYWAPQEKRRLFAELIAKGLKGSGDYGVFAFGVYNGQTANNPEGNKGMHVVSRFSYPMELGDQIIEPGLQAYTGRFIISQNRISEGISVDADRDYLDQRVAASFVLYPQPFGIQAEYNIGRGPEYNGLQQAIDTKSLAGGYVTLSYMTQFKNQIFIPFTRLQQYKGGKKHEQDARSYDVKELELGVEWQPSRYFELVAMYTISSRRYEDQQLPNNLQRGNLLRLQAQLNF; from the coding sequence ATGGCACAAGAGAAATCTTCTATAACAACGCAAGAAAAACCTTGGTATCAAGCGATCAATATGCGGGGATATGTGCAAGCTCGCTACAATCGTCTGTTGGAGACAAACCCTAATCTAGGCTGCGAGCAATGCGATGCCAGTTGGGGTGAGGGTGGAGGTTTTTTTTTACGTCGTGTGCGGCTCATTTTTTCTGGGCAGCTCAACGATCGAATTTATTTTTATATACAACCTGATTTCGCCAGTTCTGCACAGGGTGGTTTAAATTATGGCCAGTTAAGAGATGCCTATTTCGATCTAGGTTTGGATGCTAAAAATGAATTTCGGCTCCGTATTGGGCAGAGCAAGGTGCCGTACGGTTTCGAAAATATGCAATCCAGTCAGAATAGGCTTCCATTGGATCGTGCAGATGGTACAAATAGTGCACTCCGTAATGAACGCGACCTGGGTGTTTTCTTCTATTGGGCACCGCAGGAAAAGAGAAGACTTTTTGCAGAGCTGATTGCAAAAGGATTGAAGGGATCTGGAGATTATGGGGTTTTTGCGTTTGGCGTATATAACGGACAAACTGCTAATAATCCCGAGGGTAACAAAGGCATGCACGTAGTTTCCCGTTTTAGTTATCCAATGGAGTTGGGAGATCAGATCATCGAGCCAGGATTACAAGCGTACACGGGTCGTTTCATCATCTCTCAGAACCGGATCAGTGAAGGTATTTCTGTTGATGCCGATCGAGATTACCTGGATCAACGGGTTGCAGCATCGTTTGTGCTCTACCCACAACCGTTTGGTATACAGGCAGAGTATAACATTGGCCGTGGACCAGAATACAATGGATTACAACAGGCCATTGATACCAAGTCTTTAGCTGGTGGGTATGTGACGCTTTCTTATATGACACAGTTCAAAAATCAAATTTTTATACCATTTACTCGCCTACAGCAATATAAAGGAGGAAAAAAACATGAGCAAGATGCCCGAAGTTATGACGTGAAAGAATTAGAGCTTGGTGTAGAATGGCAACCATCCAGGTATTTTGAATTAGTAGCCATGTACACCATCTCTTCTAGACGCTATGAAGATCAGCAACTTCCAAACAACTTACAACGCGGAAACCTCTTACGATTGCAGGCACAGCTGAATTTTTAG
- a CDS encoding DUF6438 domain-containing protein, which translates to MKNSALIILVSCVLLGSCMKPSTNSNKKLDQISLITISRTPCFGTCPIYTLQIDKHCVATLEAVDHLPNGLKGRYETNLPEKEWMKLIKKLEQMNYSSLEDTYGNRQISDLPSVISSISYEDGDMKKIDDYGARGNQELSELYAYIDALIGTLDWESTDGNQ; encoded by the coding sequence ATGAAAAATTCCGCACTAATTATTTTAGTTTCTTGCGTGCTATTGGGATCATGCATGAAACCTTCAACAAACAGCAATAAAAAGTTGGACCAGATCAGCCTGATTACTATTTCGAGAACACCTTGTTTTGGCACCTGTCCTATTTATACCTTACAAATAGATAAGCATTGTGTCGCTACCTTGGAAGCGGTAGATCATCTACCAAATGGCCTAAAGGGCCGGTACGAAACCAATCTTCCAGAAAAAGAATGGATGAAATTGATTAAGAAACTAGAGCAGATGAATTATAGCAGTCTAGAAGATACTTACGGAAATCGGCAAATTAGCGACCTTCCTTCGGTAATATCTTCCATTAGCTATGAAGATGGTGATATGAAGAAAATAGATGATTATGGTGCGCGAGGTAACCAGGAGCTTAGCGAACTATATGCCTATATAGATGCCTTGATAGGCACACTGGATTGGGAATCGACCGACGGTAACCAATAA